One window of Chryseobacterium indologenes genomic DNA carries:
- the rimO gene encoding 30S ribosomal protein S12 methylthiotransferase RimO, giving the protein MRTKSVGKKKINVVTLGCSKNVYDSEVLMSQLKANGKEVVHEDRGDIVVINTCGFIDNAKEESINTILDYVEAKNRGEVEKVFVTGCLSERYKPDLVKEIPDVDQYFGTRDLPMLLKHLGADYKHELVGERLTTTPKHYAYLKISEGCDRPCSFCAIPLMRGGHMSTPIEKLVLEAQKLAKKGTKELILIAQDLTYYGLDLYKKRALGDLLKELVKVEGVEWIRLHYAFPSGFPEDVLDIIREEPKVCNYIDIPLQHINSDLLKSMKRGTTHEKTDALLGKFREKVPDMAIRTTLIVGYPGETEERFQELKDWVREQKFDRLGCFTYSHEENTTAYVLEDDIPQEVKEARVEEIMELQSQISWEKNQEKVGKIFRCIFDRKEGNYFIGRTEYDSPDVDNTVLVSAEDTYISIGEFAEVKITSAEEFDLYGELV; this is encoded by the coding sequence ATGCGTACAAAATCTGTAGGGAAGAAGAAAATCAATGTAGTCACTCTTGGGTGTTCCAAGAATGTATATGATTCTGAAGTATTAATGAGCCAGCTGAAAGCTAATGGCAAAGAAGTGGTTCATGAAGACCGTGGTGACATTGTTGTCATCAATACCTGCGGATTTATTGATAACGCTAAAGAAGAATCTATTAACACCATCCTTGATTATGTTGAGGCTAAAAATAGAGGAGAAGTTGAAAAAGTATTCGTTACAGGATGTTTATCAGAAAGATACAAGCCGGATCTGGTAAAAGAGATTCCGGATGTAGACCAGTATTTCGGAACAAGAGACCTTCCGATGCTTCTTAAACATCTTGGAGCAGATTATAAACACGAACTGGTAGGAGAAAGGCTTACAACAACTCCAAAGCATTATGCTTACCTTAAAATTTCAGAAGGTTGTGACAGACCATGTTCTTTCTGTGCGATCCCATTGATGAGAGGAGGGCATATGTCAACCCCTATCGAAAAACTGGTTTTAGAAGCTCAGAAACTGGCAAAAAAAGGAACAAAAGAATTGATCCTTATCGCACAGGATCTTACTTACTATGGTCTTGATCTTTATAAGAAAAGAGCATTAGGAGATCTTTTAAAAGAATTGGTGAAAGTAGAAGGAGTAGAATGGATCCGTCTTCATTATGCTTTCCCAAGCGGTTTCCCTGAAGATGTTCTTGATATTATCCGTGAAGAACCTAAAGTTTGTAATTATATAGATATTCCTCTTCAGCATATCAATTCCGATTTGTTGAAATCAATGAAGAGAGGAACAACTCATGAGAAAACAGATGCTCTTTTAGGAAAGTTCAGAGAAAAAGTTCCGGATATGGCGATCAGAACAACGCTTATCGTTGGATATCCTGGGGAAACAGAAGAAAGATTCCAGGAACTTAAAGACTGGGTAAGGGAGCAGAAATTTGACAGACTGGGATGCTTTACTTATTCTCATGAAGAGAATACTACGGCTTACGTACTAGAAGATGATATTCCACAGGAAGTAAAAGAGGCAAGAGTAGAGGAAATCATGGAACTGCAGTCTCAGATTTCGTGGGAAAAGAACCAGGAAAAAGTAGGTAAAATATTCAGATGTATTTTTGATCGTAAAGAAGGGAACTATTTTATCGGAAGAACGGAGTATGATTCACCAGATGTGGACAATACAGTTTTAGTTTCTGCTGAAGATACTTATATCTCTATAGGTGAATTTGCAGAGGTTAAAATTACTTCAGCCGAAGAGTTTGACTTATACGGAGAATTAGTCTAG